The following are encoded together in the Corticium candelabrum chromosome 1, ooCorCand1.1, whole genome shotgun sequence genome:
- the LOC134188547 gene encoding uncharacterized protein LOC134188547 isoform X2: MSTAGRLVLATQRVEDVTVKHRLPVLHWACKNKRDDVIKTIVKLGTEMKDDWGRTLLHYAAQFDSRDVVELLLANKADADASDKDGVKPFDFAFNNGHMSIVGQLFSLMQSVEHLVLEDVCKLLEWACRNKEMDVARKIAEKFCQSVEKESGRTLLHFAAQLGHRDAVNYLLEKKADADATDKDGKRPYQLADGELRRRLRKAIDKQKYAVLFAEGTVRPEIIKLCFIGSEGAGKTTLMEALKRGWLEWVFTSENQADDPDCEEERTIGINVMTAYISGVGRVSLWDHAGQKQFHKTHGLFFSPSNSLFILLVSLVRGKERRLCSVEELRDELQYWLSFLRSSLDGEFIPTVLIMASRGDYYRDSQRVLQYVVDYIRELFKGKINIIQECLVIDCRRSSSPEMRKLRRVLRGVKQQLQQSALLYPRLCQPVVSKLLPSLRKKQEDPFMETATLMEKIEQEACPGQEKKVVEKVVGFLDESGEIAVVGDVAALNPACLHQYAIGPIVASKDFKWHVKSERNDGTVTKEEAKTAIDHYLRDHKIAVQLNTDKVLAINKSLGICFKVEGSNDTYMFPALLPPKDLSVMWKKDESKKVYVGRRQVCRSQTTIFSPSTFCMFQSTVCITLDRKARLWRDGLILSQGNTVHNLIECLVAMIDPVRSVDFVCRGGNQTEAECVSLLDTVMSLWRDTLDRYSPGTEYQTEYLSRKHLEEHKELKQVPTYSQKEIDEAKAKEEGAHAAVKQVVGDELMVESLGDLLVVQPISQSAPVSSSAVFNAVIGCGSCQWYSFGLKLDFNHDQIEALCHDKVTPADKLSAIIQVKTKQVGDVKKTDDLLLEACRHLPDPIDGAVKEKLGIYH; encoded by the exons atgtcaacagctggtCGTTTGGTGTTGGCAACTCAAAGAGTTGAAGATGTTACAGTTAAG caTCGGCTTCCTGTGTTGCATTGGGCATGTAAGAACAAGAGAGATGATGTGATAAAAACAATTGTTAAGCTGGGAACAGAAATGAAGGATGAC tggggacgaactttacttcactatgcTGCTCAGTTTGACAGTCGTGATGTGGTTGAGCTTCTCTTGGCCAACAAGGCAGATGCTGATGCTTCAGACAAG GATGGTGTCaagccttttgattttgcCTTCAATAATGGTCACATGTCAATTGTTGGTCAGTTGTTTTCattaatgcagtcagttgaacaTCTTGTTCTTGAG gaTGTGTGTAAGCTGCTGGAGTGGGCATGTAGGAATAAAGAAATGGATGTTGCAAGgaagattgcagagaagttttgtcaatcagtggagaaggag tctggtcgcactttacttcactttgctgctcaaCTTGGTCATCGTGATGCAGTCAACtatctgttggagaagaaggcagATGCAGATGCTAcagataag GATGGTAAGAGACCATATCAACTGGCTGATGGTGAACTGAGAAGACGACTGAGGAAAGCAATA GATAAACAGAAGTATGCTGTTCTGTTTGCTGAGGGCACAGTGAGACCAGAAATCATCAAGTTGTGTTTCATCGGTTCAGAAGGAGCAGGAAAGACGACACTGATGGAGGCTCTCAAACGAGGATGGTTAGAGTGGGTTTTTACAAGTGAGAATCAAGCAGACGACCCGGATTGTGAAGAGGAACGCACGATTGGTATCAACGTGATGACAGCCTATATTTCAGGAGTGGGTCGTGTTTCACTGTGGGACCATGCAGGTCAAAAGCAGTTCCACAAAACCCACGGCCTCTTCTTCTCTCCATCCAACTCGTTGTTCATCTTGCTAGTGAGTCTAGTGAGAGGAAAGGAGAGACGACTGTGCAGTGTTGAGGAGTTGCGAGATGAGCTTCAGTACTGGCTCTCATTTCTCAGATCCAGTTTGGATGGAGAGTTTATACCCACAGTGTTGATAATGGCCAGTCGAGGAGATTATTATCGTGATAGTCAGCGTGTGTTGCAGTACGTGGTCGATTACATTCGTGAGCTGTTCAAAGGCAAGATCAACATCATTCAAGAATGTTTGGTTATCGACTGCAGGAGGAGTTCATCTCCTGAAATGAGAAAACTGAGGAGAGTGTTGCGTGGTGTGAAGCAGCAGCTACAGCAA TCTGCTCTTCTGTATCCTCGTCTTTGTCAGCCAGTCGTGTCCAAgttgcttccttctcttcgtaagaaacaagaagatccATTCATGGAGACGGCAACACTCATGGAGAAGATCGAGCAGGAAGCATGTCcaggacaagagaagaaggttGTAGAGAAGGTAGTTGGTTTTCTGGATGAATCAGGAGAG attgctgttgttggtgatGTGGCTGCTCTCAATCCTGCTTGTCTACATCAATATGCCATCGGTCCTATTGTTGCTTCCAAGGATTTCAAGTGGCATGTCAAGTCAGAGAGAAATGATGGCACAGTAACAAAAGAAGAAGCAAAAACGGCAATCGATCATTACTTGAGAGATCACAAGATTGCTgttcaactcaacacagataAAGTTCTCGCTATCAACAAATCTCTTGGtatctgcttcaaagtggaaGGCAGCAACGacacgtacatgtttccagctctcttgcctcctaaggatctgtctgtcatgtggaagaaagatgagagtaagaaagtgtatgtCGGTCGACGTCAAGTGTGCAGAAGTCAGACGACCATCTTCAGTCCATCTACATTCTGCATGTTTCAATCTACAGTTTGCATTACTTTGGATCGAAAGGCAAGGCTGTGGAGGGATGGACTGATCTTATCACAAGGCAATACAGTTCATAATCTCATTGAGTGTTTGGTGGCCATGATAGATCCTGTTCGTTCTGTCGACTTTGTGTGTCGTGGAGGCAATCAAACAGAAGCAGAATGTGTTTCACTGCTggacactgtcatgtctctttggagAGATACGTTAGACAGGTATAGTCCGGGCACTGAATATCAGACTGAAtatctgagcagaaagcatttagaggaacacaaagaactgaaacaagtccCTACCTACTCTCAGAAGGAGATCGATGAAGCaaaagcaaaggaagaagGAGCACATGCTGCTGTCAAACAAGTAGTTGGTGATGAGCTGATGGTAGAAAGTCTTGGCGACCTGCTGGTTGTTCAACCCATCAGTCAATCAGCTCCAGTTTCATCCAGTGCAGTCTTCAATGCTGTTATTGGGTGTGGTTCATGTCAATGGTATTCATTTGGACTAAAACTAGACTTtaatcatgatcagattgaAGCTTTGTGTCATGACAAAGTGACTCCTGCTGATAAATTGTCTGCAATCATCCAAGTAAAGACCAAACAAGTTGGTGATgtgaagaagacggatgatCTGCTGCTGGAGGCATGTAGACATTTACCAGATCCAATTGATGGTGCAGTGAAGGAGAAGCTTGGAATTTAtcattag
- the LOC134188547 gene encoding uncharacterized protein LOC134188547 isoform X1: MSTAGRLVLATQRVEDVTVKHRLPVLHWACKNKRDDVIKTIVKLGTEMKDDWGRTLLHYAAQFDSRDVVELLLANKADADASDKDGVKPFDFAFNNGHMSIVGQLFSLMQSVEHLVLEDVCKLLEWACRNKEMDVARKIAEKFCQSVEKESGRTLLHFAAQLGHRDAVNYLLEKKADADATDKYGVKPFDFAVKNGHKSIAVQLVSLMQSVEHLVLENVWKLLHWACRDEEVDVARKIAEKFCQSVDEESGRTLLHFAAELGHRGAVNYLLEKKADADAKDKDGKRPYQLADGELRRRLRKAIDKQKYAVLFAEGTVRPEIIKLCFIGSEGAGKTTLMEALKRGWLEWVFTSENQADDPDCEEERTIGINVMTAYISGVGRVSLWDHAGQKQFHKTHGLFFSPSNSLFILLVSLVRGKERRLCSVEELRDELQYWLSFLRSSLDGEFIPTVLIMASRGDYYRDSQRVLQYVVDYIRELFKGKINIIQECLVIDCRRSSSPEMRKLRRVLRGVKQQLQQSALLYPRLCQPVVSKLLPSLRKKQEDPFMETATLMEKIEQEACPGQEKKVVEKVVGFLDESGEIAVVGDVAALNPACLHQYAIGPIVASKDFKWHVKSERNDGTVTKEEAKTAIDHYLRDHKIAVQLNTDKVLAINKSLGICFKVEGSNDTYMFPALLPPKDLSVMWKKDESKKVYVGRRQVCRSQTTIFSPSTFCMFQSTVCITLDRKARLWRDGLILSQGNTVHNLIECLVAMIDPVRSVDFVCRGGNQTEAECVSLLDTVMSLWRDTLDRYSPGTEYQTEYLSRKHLEEHKELKQVPTYSQKEIDEAKAKEEGAHAAVKQVVGDELMVESLGDLLVVQPISQSAPVSSSAVFNAVIGCGSCQWYSFGLKLDFNHDQIEALCHDKVTPADKLSAIIQVKTKQVGDVKKTDDLLLEACRHLPDPIDGAVKEKLGIYH, from the exons atgtcaacagctggtCGTTTGGTGTTGGCAACTCAAAGAGTTGAAGATGTTACAGTTAAG caTCGGCTTCCTGTGTTGCATTGGGCATGTAAGAACAAGAGAGATGATGTGATAAAAACAATTGTTAAGCTGGGAACAGAAATGAAGGATGAC tggggacgaactttacttcactatgcTGCTCAGTTTGACAGTCGTGATGTGGTTGAGCTTCTCTTGGCCAACAAGGCAGATGCTGATGCTTCAGACAAG GATGGTGTCaagccttttgattttgcCTTCAATAATGGTCACATGTCAATTGTTGGTCAGTTGTTTTCattaatgcagtcagttgaacaTCTTGTTCTTGAG gaTGTGTGTAAGCTGCTGGAGTGGGCATGTAGGAATAAAGAAATGGATGTTGCAAGgaagattgcagagaagttttgtcaatcagtggagaaggag tctggtcgcactttacttcactttgctgctcaaCTTGGTCATCGTGATGCAGTCAACtatctgttggagaagaaggcagATGCAGATGCTAcagataag TATGGTGTCaagccttttgattttgcCGTCAAAAATGGTCACAAGTCAATTGCTGTTCAGTTAGTTTCattaatgcagtcagttgaacaTCTTGTACTTGAA aatgtgtggAAGCTGCTGCATTGGGCATGTAGGGATGAAgaagtggatgttgcaaggaagattgcagagaagttttgtcaatcagtagACGAGGAG tctggtcgcactttacttcactttgctgctgaacTTGGTCATCGTGGTGCAGTCAACtatctgttggagaagaaggcagatgcagatgctaaagataag GATGGTAAGAGACCATATCAACTGGCTGATGGTGAACTGAGAAGACGACTGAGGAAAGCAATA GATAAACAGAAGTATGCTGTTCTGTTTGCTGAGGGCACAGTGAGACCAGAAATCATCAAGTTGTGTTTCATCGGTTCAGAAGGAGCAGGAAAGACGACACTGATGGAGGCTCTCAAACGAGGATGGTTAGAGTGGGTTTTTACAAGTGAGAATCAAGCAGACGACCCGGATTGTGAAGAGGAACGCACGATTGGTATCAACGTGATGACAGCCTATATTTCAGGAGTGGGTCGTGTTTCACTGTGGGACCATGCAGGTCAAAAGCAGTTCCACAAAACCCACGGCCTCTTCTTCTCTCCATCCAACTCGTTGTTCATCTTGCTAGTGAGTCTAGTGAGAGGAAAGGAGAGACGACTGTGCAGTGTTGAGGAGTTGCGAGATGAGCTTCAGTACTGGCTCTCATTTCTCAGATCCAGTTTGGATGGAGAGTTTATACCCACAGTGTTGATAATGGCCAGTCGAGGAGATTATTATCGTGATAGTCAGCGTGTGTTGCAGTACGTGGTCGATTACATTCGTGAGCTGTTCAAAGGCAAGATCAACATCATTCAAGAATGTTTGGTTATCGACTGCAGGAGGAGTTCATCTCCTGAAATGAGAAAACTGAGGAGAGTGTTGCGTGGTGTGAAGCAGCAGCTACAGCAA TCTGCTCTTCTGTATCCTCGTCTTTGTCAGCCAGTCGTGTCCAAgttgcttccttctcttcgtaagaaacaagaagatccATTCATGGAGACGGCAACACTCATGGAGAAGATCGAGCAGGAAGCATGTCcaggacaagagaagaaggttGTAGAGAAGGTAGTTGGTTTTCTGGATGAATCAGGAGAG attgctgttgttggtgatGTGGCTGCTCTCAATCCTGCTTGTCTACATCAATATGCCATCGGTCCTATTGTTGCTTCCAAGGATTTCAAGTGGCATGTCAAGTCAGAGAGAAATGATGGCACAGTAACAAAAGAAGAAGCAAAAACGGCAATCGATCATTACTTGAGAGATCACAAGATTGCTgttcaactcaacacagataAAGTTCTCGCTATCAACAAATCTCTTGGtatctgcttcaaagtggaaGGCAGCAACGacacgtacatgtttccagctctcttgcctcctaaggatctgtctgtcatgtggaagaaagatgagagtaagaaagtgtatgtCGGTCGACGTCAAGTGTGCAGAAGTCAGACGACCATCTTCAGTCCATCTACATTCTGCATGTTTCAATCTACAGTTTGCATTACTTTGGATCGAAAGGCAAGGCTGTGGAGGGATGGACTGATCTTATCACAAGGCAATACAGTTCATAATCTCATTGAGTGTTTGGTGGCCATGATAGATCCTGTTCGTTCTGTCGACTTTGTGTGTCGTGGAGGCAATCAAACAGAAGCAGAATGTGTTTCACTGCTggacactgtcatgtctctttggagAGATACGTTAGACAGGTATAGTCCGGGCACTGAATATCAGACTGAAtatctgagcagaaagcatttagaggaacacaaagaactgaaacaagtccCTACCTACTCTCAGAAGGAGATCGATGAAGCaaaagcaaaggaagaagGAGCACATGCTGCTGTCAAACAAGTAGTTGGTGATGAGCTGATGGTAGAAAGTCTTGGCGACCTGCTGGTTGTTCAACCCATCAGTCAATCAGCTCCAGTTTCATCCAGTGCAGTCTTCAATGCTGTTATTGGGTGTGGTTCATGTCAATGGTATTCATTTGGACTAAAACTAGACTTtaatcatgatcagattgaAGCTTTGTGTCATGACAAAGTGACTCCTGCTGATAAATTGTCTGCAATCATCCAAGTAAAGACCAAACAAGTTGGTGATgtgaagaagacggatgatCTGCTGCTGGAGGCATGTAGACATTTACCAGATCCAATTGATGGTGCAGTGAAGGAGAAGCTTGGAATTTAtcattag